The genomic region TTACAAACTCTAGAAATGCCAAGACTGGAAAACACAAGCAACTACCAGGAAATATACTGTGGGTAAGAGAGTGTACGTCACAGAAATCTGGGCATTGTAAAATAACAACATTGGTCACCTTCTTCTGGCTGGTGGGCTACGGCGCCTGTTATCGTCTCGGTCTCGAGGACGCCTGCTCCATGGTGGGGGAGCGCCCCGGGTGCGACTGCGCTTCTCACCATTGGACAACTCCACTCGCACCCGGCAGCCACACAACGTCctgtataaaaaaaaacagcCATCAGTCATGATTGCAGCTGCATCAAGATGGACTTGTACCTCCAGTATTGGCCACTTCCTCTGTAAAATGAGTTAAGATCGCTGCCTACCTTCCATCAAGCTCACGCACTGCATCAGTTGCATCTCTGGGATCTTCAAATTCTACAAATGCAAAGCCTGGAGGGTTCCTGGCGACCCAAACACTGCGGAGAGGACCATAGTAGCCAAATGACCTCTCTAACTCTGTCTTGTTTCCATTGTTGCCCAAATTTCCAACATAGATTTTGCAGTCGAGAGGACAGTCACGATGCATGACTGGATCTGAAAAAAGATGAGAATATTAATAATGCAACAGTTTACACTTTAGTGAATGGTTTCTTGACAAGAGAACCATGAAACATGTATTGTCTCTCTACATGATTATATAACAATAGTTCGGAACCTGGACAGACACAGACGTCTATCACCCTGCATCACAACAGGACCCAGGGTGCAGCAGATATACTAACGTTTTCTGTTATCTTATGGTTTAAGCTTACACAAGCAGTCTAAACTAACCTAGCGTGTTATGGGAAAATAAATGATAATGTTAATAATGATTTCAGGTTAACGTAACTGTTTTACTGTAACACAAAACGTGCTGaatgtttacaatatgttctaCATGCTTAATACTTGGAAACGGAAATAAGCTTGGCCTAGAATCTGACAGTATGCTAACTTTAGCTTCACTACAAATAGTATTCATGGCAGTTTAACTCCCTCCTACTGATCCCTAAATAGGGCGAATAAGCCTTTGTTCAGTTGAACGGCTTAACGTTATACTGTTAGCTATGTTCCGCTTTTAGAATGCGTTTAACATGAGGTTTCCAATATGTGAAGCTAATGCTAGCTGGTGGCTAGTTAGCCATAGCTAAAATGGCTCATATTTCTGAGgcctaatgctaatgctagcagCACAGGATTCGAACAAAAGCTCAGGATTTAAACATAATGAAGCAGTGGGATAATGCAACGCAAGTAGGTCAAGTTTTAGCACCACACAAAATTAAAAGTGTCGTTAAAATGTTACCTGTTTTGTTCTTACCTGCAATTAACCGGCACCGATTATCCGCTTCTCCGGTTGGTTGGTTTATTCGGTGGTCGGTGGAAAATGGCGTGACGGAAAATACGTTTGTAAATCCGGGGGGACCGGGAGGCGGGGTCAATTCATACTGATTGTATTATCATCTTCTCTCTATCCGTATTGAAATTAACAACATCGCAAAGCATACATACTAAACCACATAACAAGTGATCAATTGAAtgtatcttttgaataattagGCATGATAGTTTAAAGTTGCGATACCACCTTTGGCCACAGTGTGGGAGAGTTGTGGTGGCGCTGTTCCAACATTCTGGCTAGGTTTATTTTTTGAATGCccagaaacaaaattgcaaCCAGTCTATTGTTGCACCCAGCTCAATCTCATTATAGACAATTATATATACCCAAAAAAACAACCTCAATCAACTCAAGGTTTATAGGAAATGTACTTTAAACTCAAGTGTCTGGTATTTGTTGACCAATCAAAGCAGTCAGTTCTGCATGGTGGGTTCCAATGcagtcaatttgcacattttacattattatcattatcaaATAATGTGCTTGAATAAAATGTTGCAGTAAACGTTATTGTGCTGATTATTATATATCACATTTGTATGAGTGTTATTTTCTCTTTCTGTTGGCCCATCCGTAACATTAGACTTTGCAGGTATTGAGAATAAAGTTATAGCATCTAAATCCAGGCTCTGTATGCACCTCTATTTGCTCATCGTGTGAAATGCAAGAGCCCCTGCCCTGAGTGACACCAAAACAATGTTTGCTCATGCAAATGTACCTCTATTATCATCTGCATGAATAAAGGTCAAGTTGTGCAGGGTTGAATGTAACCGAGAGTTGAGTTGTTGTTGCCTTCCCAGACTATAGTTAATAGGATATTTGTTGGGCTTCTCCTTAACATCCTATCATAGCCAAATAAAGATAAACTAAGGTTTAGAGAGGCTTTTGAGGATCAATGGGGATAGATTGAACACTATTGTCCCATCTTACGAAAACCATGTGTAAATCTAACTAAAACAAGGGTATTCGTAAATGTACGCAGTATCAAGTGTAATAATCGAGTAGCTGGTTTGCAGCCTATAGTGAGAACTAGCCGTGTCAGATGTGTCTCGGACATTATTATAACCAAGTTGCAAATGCTAAATAAAACGTATCTACTTTCAAAGCCACAACGTGTCGTGACTTGAAGAGGGATAGTAATTTATATTTTGCAACCCGAAGCCAGTAAAAGCCAAGATCGCATGCGTAGTGAATGAGGATTCCGATGAGCTTAATGTTGCATTGAAAACAACTGGGAATGTAGTGCTCCAACTGAACCTGTTTCCCAGTCCAACACACactataaaaatgtaatttcaaTAAACTCATAGTGGAGTGTACTAACGGTGGGCCTGCTGTACTTCAGTAGTTTTGAGGTACCTTTTACTATTAACTTTATGCCACTTTATGCTTCTTCCAAACGACAATTCAGAGGGAAATAATGTAGTTATTTGTACACTATATTTATCCAACAGCTTCAGTTAATCTTAACAAATGAAGAAAACATGTGTAGAGAATGGACTGTAAAAGCAACACTTTGATAGTGTGTTTGAAGTGACTGTTTACACTATTGCATTAGTTGCAGTCAAACTTCATTCAAAATAGAAACAAAATAGCTTAGATTATAGTTTCCTGATTATTCTTACACAATTGTACTTGCGCATACTGTTTAACGCGTCACCTTCACTTTTAAAACAGTATTTATGACAGTGATTTGACTTCCTCCACTGTTCTTTTTGTTGTCTGACTGCCCCTGAACGCAGCTGTATAAATCTTACCCCGGTTACCGCCCACAAAGTAACTCAGCAGCCAGGTGACAGCGGAGACAGCAGCGACTCTACGCAGCCCAACACGCAGCCCAACACGCAAGACATTTGTCAGCGCCTAATTAAAGTGGAGTACTCACATATGTGTCCTCTAATATTGCTTtaactttttagttttacatttaCGTGATTTAAAAAGCATCTCCTCCGCTCGCTGTTGCAGAGTAGTTAGCTAGCAGATTGACGTTAGCTCCTCTGACAGAGACCCCAACGGTGGTTGTATCTCTGACCGACCTACAGCGTCAACATGTCGGACCCGGCCGTGGAGGTGAAGCTGGAGGTGAAACAGGCCAGCAAAGAGGTGAAAGAGAGCGAAAATGTAGCTGAAAAATATTCAGCTATGACCGTAAGCAAGAACAGCGAAATGCACATTGGAGACCTGTCGTCCGCCTTCAGCGCGGTACCCACTCACAAACCTGTCAAAAAGGTAAGATAGTCTGAAAAATGTAGAGCTGCTTTTAGCTcggtcaaaaataatgtgttcacGTTGTCTGTGCTGATTATGTTATTGCATGGAGTCAGTTGTACCCCAATACATTGGCAATAAAATATGTAATATTACCTGCCCCCAGGTTACTCCGTTATATCTTTTAT from Pseudochaenichthys georgianus chromosome 5, fPseGeo1.2, whole genome shotgun sequence harbors:
- the srsf3b gene encoding serine/arginine-rich splicing factor 3b → MHRDCPLDCKIYVGNLGNNGNKTELERSFGYYGPLRSVWVARNPPGFAFVEFEDPRDATDAVRELDGRTLCGCRVRVELSNGEKRSRTRGAPPPWSRRPRDRDDNRRRSPPARRRSPRRRSFSRSRSRSFSRDKKRERSLSRERNHKPSRSFSRSRSRSRSNDRK